From Mucilaginibacter rubeus, a single genomic window includes:
- a CDS encoding C40 family peptidase: MSIYLRRSFYLFIFFLSPFILSSCHSRKAAMRGQPGEVVNPSPDVASKYSEIMGVSRGDIQNGRLYAFIDQWMGTPYKFGGLDKDGVDCSGLTFLLEQQVYGITIPRMTSKQITVIKRKYEDELKEGDLVFFDFDGKQFSHVGVYLQNGYVVHASSRRGVIIVKLRDPSLYKYFSRAGSIENVTTSMN, encoded by the coding sequence ATGAGCATATACCTGCGCCGTAGTTTTTATTTGTTTATATTTTTCCTTTCCCCATTTATATTAAGTTCATGTCACTCGCGTAAGGCCGCAATGCGCGGCCAGCCGGGTGAGGTGGTCAATCCTTCACCTGATGTCGCCTCAAAATATTCCGAAATTATGGGGGTAAGCAGGGGGGATATTCAAAATGGCCGCCTTTATGCCTTTATTGATCAGTGGATGGGTACGCCTTATAAGTTCGGCGGTCTTGATAAAGACGGAGTTGATTGTTCCGGGTTAACTTTTTTACTGGAGCAACAAGTTTATGGTATCACCATTCCCCGTATGACCAGCAAGCAGATCACCGTAATAAAACGCAAATACGAGGATGAGTTAAAGGAAGGCGACCTGGTATTTTTTGATTTCGACGGTAAGCAGTTCAGCCATGTAGGCGTATACCTTCAGAATGGCTATGTGGTACACGCCAGTTCACGCCGTGGGGTGATCATTGTAAAACTTCGCGATCCCTCGTTGTATAAATACTTCTCAAGGGCCGGTTCAATAGAAAATGTTACCACCAGCATGAACTAA
- the mutS gene encoding DNA mismatch repair protein MutS yields MQQYNAIKVKYPGALLLFRVGDFYETFGEDAVKAAGILGIVLTRRANGAATHIELAGFPHHSLDTYLPKLVRAGQRVAICDQLEDPKTTKTIVKRGVTELVTPGVATNDNILQQKSNNYLASLHFEKNSIGIALIDISTGEFMTAQGNSDYIDKLLQSFSPSEVIYPKSRTRDFKDTYGDRFYTYALDEWPYSGDYANETLLKHFGVKSLKGFGIDKLNLGIIAAGVAIHYLNETEHRNLGHISAISRIEEDRYLWLDRFSIRNLELVGSANENAMTLVDVLDHTCSPMGARLLRRWIVMPLKQIKAINDRLGVVEYLIANEDLREELLQYLRQIGDLERLISKIGLQKANPREVCQLKKALTAISYIKRIAESSESAPLRAIGEQLNPCTLICEKIERELNPEPPVMLVKGSVMNEGINEELDRLRKIAFGGKGYLLEIQKREAELTGIPSLKVSFNNVFGYYLEVTHSHRDKVPTEWIRKQTLVNAERYITPELKEYEEQILGAEEKILALETQLYNDLLYSLAEYIKPIQLNAQLIARLDVLLNFATISIKNYYVKPEINESKVLDIAGGRHPVIEKNLPIGEEYITNSVYLDSETQQIIIITGPNMAGKSALLRQTGLIVLMAQMGCFVPAKAATIGLVDKIFTRVGASDNLSSGESTFMVEMNETASILNNLSDRSLILLDEIGRGTSTYDGISIAWSIAEYLHNHPAARAKTLFATHYHELNELSNSFNRIKNFNVSVKEVGQQIIFLRKLVPGGSEHSFGIHVAKLAGMPSKVLSRANEILKKLENERTGGEHIKESIRKVQKQAVQMQMFSIDDPVLVKIRDTLNNLDVNTLTPVEALMKLDEIQRVVKS; encoded by the coding sequence ATGCAGCAATATAATGCTATCAAAGTAAAGTACCCTGGTGCTTTGCTGCTGTTTAGGGTGGGCGATTTTTATGAAACATTTGGCGAAGACGCCGTAAAGGCTGCCGGCATTTTGGGCATAGTACTAACCCGCCGGGCAAACGGCGCCGCTACACATATTGAGCTTGCCGGTTTTCCGCACCATTCACTGGATACGTATCTACCTAAACTGGTAAGGGCAGGACAGCGTGTGGCCATCTGCGATCAGCTGGAAGATCCTAAAACTACCAAAACCATTGTTAAGCGTGGCGTAACCGAGTTGGTTACACCCGGTGTAGCTACTAACGATAATATCCTGCAGCAAAAGAGCAATAACTACCTGGCCTCGCTGCATTTTGAAAAAAACAGCATCGGCATTGCCCTCATAGATATTTCGACCGGCGAGTTCATGACCGCGCAGGGTAACAGCGATTATATTGACAAGCTGCTGCAAAGCTTTTCGCCAAGTGAGGTAATCTATCCTAAAAGTCGTACCCGCGATTTTAAGGATACCTATGGCGACCGCTTTTATACTTATGCCCTTGATGAATGGCCGTACAGCGGCGATTACGCTAATGAAACGTTGCTTAAGCATTTCGGCGTTAAATCGCTAAAGGGTTTTGGTATCGATAAACTGAATTTAGGCATTATTGCTGCCGGTGTTGCCATACATTATCTTAATGAAACCGAACACCGTAATCTTGGGCACATTTCTGCAATCAGCAGGATAGAGGAAGACAGGTACCTTTGGCTCGACAGGTTCAGCATCCGTAACCTGGAATTAGTAGGTTCGGCCAATGAAAATGCCATGACCCTGGTTGATGTGCTTGATCATACCTGTTCACCAATGGGAGCGCGTTTGCTGCGCCGCTGGATTGTGATGCCATTAAAGCAGATCAAAGCCATTAATGATCGTTTGGGCGTGGTTGAATACCTGATTGCAAACGAAGATTTAAGGGAAGAGTTATTGCAATACCTGCGCCAGATAGGTGATCTGGAAAGGCTTATTTCAAAAATAGGTTTGCAAAAAGCCAATCCGCGTGAGGTTTGCCAATTGAAGAAAGCCTTAACAGCCATATCGTACATCAAGCGCATAGCCGAATCATCGGAAAGTGCACCGTTGCGTGCCATAGGTGAGCAGTTAAATCCATGCACGCTGATCTGTGAGAAGATAGAGCGCGAATTGAATCCCGAGCCGCCGGTAATGCTGGTAAAAGGTTCGGTGATGAACGAGGGGATTAATGAAGAGCTTGACCGGTTGCGCAAGATCGCTTTTGGGGGCAAAGGCTACCTGCTGGAGATTCAGAAACGCGAAGCCGAGTTAACCGGAATTCCATCACTTAAAGTATCGTTTAACAACGTATTTGGCTACTACCTGGAGGTTACACATAGTCACCGCGATAAGGTACCCACCGAATGGATCCGTAAGCAAACCCTGGTTAACGCCGAGCGTTATATAACTCCCGAGCTTAAAGAATACGAAGAGCAGATTTTAGGCGCCGAAGAAAAGATCCTGGCACTTGAAACGCAATTGTATAACGATTTGCTGTATTCGCTTGCCGAATATATCAAACCTATCCAGCTTAATGCCCAGCTTATAGCCCGTTTGGATGTATTGCTCAACTTCGCCACCATTTCCATTAAAAACTACTACGTAAAACCGGAGATAAACGAAAGTAAAGTACTTGATATTGCCGGCGGCCGCCACCCGGTTATTGAGAAGAACCTGCCGATAGGCGAGGAATACATTACCAACAGCGTATACCTCGATTCGGAAACCCAGCAGATCATCATTATTACAGGTCCCAACATGGCAGGTAAATCGGCCCTGTTAAGGCAAACCGGTTTAATTGTACTGATGGCCCAGATGGGCTGTTTTGTACCTGCTAAGGCTGCAACAATTGGGTTGGTGGACAAGATCTTTACAAGGGTAGGCGCATCGGATAACCTTTCATCCGGCGAATCGACGTTCATGGTGGAGATGAACGAAACAGCCAGTATCCTCAATAACCTGAGCGACAGGAGCCTGATCCTGCTTGATGAGATTGGTCGTGGTACATCAACCTATGATGGTATCTCTATTGCCTGGTCAATTGCCGAGTATTTGCATAATCATCCGGCCGCGAGGGCTAAAACGCTTTTTGCTACGCATTATCATGAGTTGAACGAACTCAGTAATTCGTTTAACCGCATTAAAAACTTTAATGTGTCGGTAAAAGAGGTTGGTCAGCAGATCATCTTTTTGCGTAAACTGGTACCCGGCGGCAGCGAGCATAGCTTTGGTATTCACGTAGCTAAATTAGCCGGCATGCCATCAAAAGTACTTTCCCGTGCTAATGAAATCTTAAAGAAACTGGAAAACGAGCGCACCGGTGGCGAACATATCAAAGAAAGTATCCGCAAGGTGCAGAAACAAGCTGTACAAATGCAGATGTTTTCGATAGATGACCCTGTACTGGTAAAAATCCGCGATACCCTGAATAACCTCGATGTTAACACACTTACCCCGGTTGAAGCGCTGATGAAACTGGATGAGATACAGCGTGTGGTGAAGAGCTGA
- a CDS encoding LTA synthase family protein yields the protein MESKLRLAEYKVLLYRLFLGYLFYFIARVLFFAFNTHLFAVDSSWALLRLCYYGMAFDTTALLYINSLFILLSVLPLTINTQPKFQKGMAILYFVTNLLAYATNFVDIIYYRFSQVRSTKATLDVLADENNKKLLFTHFSEAYWYVVFIFILCAVCWIWLYGRVKLKPAKVTDKKVYFSSSVVSFLLILALVIGGIRGDFAHSTRPINMVDAYKHITVPNQGDIVLNTPFAIFRTLGTNNYKLQHWADEAYINTNIKPIKQYSTKPVNKPNVVIIILESMAREYWGSMNRDVNIPGFKSYTPFLDSLSNSSLIFTNAYATGRQSIHAVSSVIAGIPSFQNAFTSSPYAKQKIQSVVSICDSMGYETSFFHGAANGSMGFQGFGSILGYQHYYGRTEYNDDKDFDGIWGIWDEHFLPFMGRTLSTQQQPFMATLFTLSSHDPYQLPEKYKARFKGGPLAIDKCVQYTDNALRIFFNYAKIQPWFNNTIFVITADHTSQTYYPEYSKQVNRFAVPILFYSANNAYNLKGVRTDLASQMDIYPTVVDLIGYNKPFRSWGRSLVSNLPDEQPKVINSTGNIYQFMQGNYTYLFDGKNFTGIFDVSDKGLEKNLMTAQPNAEMQKGMQDCKALIQDYADRIVNGKLVAK from the coding sequence ATGGAAAGTAAATTAAGGTTGGCCGAATATAAAGTGCTTTTATACAGGCTGTTTTTGGGGTATTTGTTTTATTTTATTGCGAGGGTGCTATTCTTTGCATTTAATACACACCTGTTTGCTGTTGATAGCTCCTGGGCATTGCTTAGGTTATGTTATTACGGTATGGCCTTTGATACTACCGCGCTGCTTTACATCAATAGCCTGTTTATTTTGCTTAGCGTTTTGCCGCTAACAATTAATACCCAGCCGAAGTTTCAAAAGGGGATGGCGATCCTGTACTTTGTTACCAATTTGCTCGCGTACGCAACCAACTTTGTTGATATTATTTACTACCGCTTTAGCCAGGTGCGTTCAACCAAAGCTACACTTGATGTACTTGCCGACGAGAATAACAAGAAACTATTGTTCACTCATTTTTCTGAAGCCTATTGGTATGTAGTATTCATATTTATATTATGCGCTGTTTGCTGGATCTGGCTGTATGGACGTGTAAAATTGAAACCTGCAAAGGTGACTGATAAGAAAGTATATTTCTCATCATCTGTAGTTTCTTTTCTGCTGATCCTTGCATTGGTTATTGGTGGGATTCGTGGCGATTTTGCACATAGCACCAGGCCGATTAATATGGTTGATGCCTATAAACATATCACGGTACCTAACCAGGGCGATATCGTGTTAAATACACCATTCGCTATTTTCCGCACACTGGGTACCAACAATTATAAGCTTCAGCATTGGGCAGATGAAGCCTACATTAACACAAACATAAAGCCCATAAAGCAGTATAGTACAAAACCTGTTAATAAACCCAATGTGGTGATCATTATATTGGAAAGTATGGCCCGCGAATATTGGGGCAGCATGAACCGCGATGTTAATATACCGGGCTTTAAATCATATACACCGTTTTTAGATTCATTATCCAATAGCAGCCTGATATTTACCAACGCTTATGCAACGGGCAGGCAATCTATTCATGCGGTGTCGTCGGTAATAGCGGGTATTCCTTCGTTTCAGAATGCGTTTACATCATCACCTTACGCCAAGCAAAAAATCCAGTCGGTGGTATCCATTTGTGATAGTATGGGGTATGAAACCTCTTTCTTCCATGGTGCCGCTAACGGTTCGATGGGTTTTCAGGGTTTTGGCAGTATTTTAGGATACCAGCATTATTACGGCCGTACCGAGTATAATGATGACAAAGACTTTGACGGTATCTGGGGTATTTGGGACGAGCACTTTTTGCCGTTTATGGGCCGCACGCTTAGCACGCAACAGCAGCCCTTTATGGCCACACTTTTCACCCTGTCGTCGCATGATCCTTACCAGTTGCCCGAAAAGTATAAAGCAAGGTTTAAAGGAGGGCCGCTGGCTATCGACAAATGTGTTCAGTATACGGATAATGCTTTGCGAATCTTTTTTAACTATGCCAAAATACAGCCATGGTTCAATAATACCATTTTTGTGATCACTGCTGATCATACCAGTCAGACATATTATCCCGAATACAGTAAGCAGGTTAACCGCTTTGCCGTGCCTATCCTTTTTTATAGTGCCAATAACGCCTATAACTTAAAAGGTGTACGTACCGATCTGGCTTCGCAAATGGATATTTACCCAACAGTTGTTGACCTCATAGGTTATAACAAACCCTTCAGGTCATGGGGTAGGAGCCTTGTAAGTAATTTGCCCGATGAACAGCCCAAAGTGATCAATTCAACGGGTAATATTTACCAGTTTATGCAGGGGAATTATACTTACTTGTTCGACGGTAAAAACTTCACCGGCATTTTTGATGTGAGCGATAAAGGGTTGGAAAAAAACCTGATGACCGCACAACCTAACGCCGAAATGCAAAAAGGTATGCAGGACTGCAAAGCCCTGATCCAGGATTATGCAGACAGGATTGTGAACGGGAAGTTGGTGGCGAAATAG